Below is a window of Terriglobia bacterium DNA.
TTCGCTTATACCGTCGGCTCAGCAATAGCAGAGTTTGCCGAGCAGAAAAAAGGCCAGCTTCAACCCGGTATGTTGGCCGATTTCGTCGTGCTTGATCGCGACATCACAAAAATAGCGCCGCCGGAGATTTTGAAGACGCGCGTTCTGCGTACCGTGGTCGGCGGCAAGACGGTCTACGAAGCTAAGTAGATATAGTATTGCTGTCGTCGATCCGGTGGAAGAGCGGGCCTTTCTGGTCTGAAGAGATGTGGCACAGACACTCTTGTCTGTGCTTGCATCCTTAACGTTTAACAGAGCACAGGCAGGAGTGCCTGTGCCACAAAATCAAGGACATGTTCTTTGAAACTGCTTTAGCCCTTGAAATCCCTACTTAACAATCTTCGCCCGCCATTTAACTTTATGCGTTTCTTCAAATTGCTTCGCTATTTTGTTGCGTCCACTTTCACCGTGCATCTATAACAAAGACGGGCCACGCCGGTGCTAGCACACCGAACGCAGCCCTAACCACAAATCACCTTCACAAGAAAGGCGACCTATGGCTGACACAGATTTTAGCAGCGCACCTAATTCCAGCAGCGTACCCAAACCCCACATCTACGATCTTCTCAACCGTCTCAACGCATCCTTCGCCCGCGTTCATCGCAACATGGAAGCATTGGAACAGGTCGGCATTTTCGATCCGCTCATGATGCAGTCCCTGAACCGCCAGTCTGAGCATCTTAGGGCAGGCGCCAATTACCATCTGCTCGGGGCGATGCGCCGCATTGAAGAACGTGACCGCGAGAAATTTTCGCAGCCACCCAAAGAGTGAAGCCCACTGTTGAACGCAGGACCCGCCGCTGCAAGGCGGGTCCCTTCACCCAATGCCCTTAGCATTGGAAGAATTGCTTTGCACAAAAAAAATCTCATCACGGATAAACACGGATGACACAGATTTACAAATCAAAAATGGTCCTATTGAACTTTTGATCCGTGTAAATCAGTATTATCAGTGTCATCTGCGGTGAGGTTTGGGGATTTTGTGCAAGCTATTTGCCAATTGCTATTTGCTATTTGCTCAAAGTCGTGTCGCAGGTTCCACCACCTCGCGAAGAGCGGCTTTATCTTGCTTTCTCTGCATGTGCAGGTCCCACAATAGCCACGCCAGGTACGCCACAATCAAAACATTGGTGGCAAAAATGGCCCATTTGATCGGCGTGGCGCGGTGCGCCAGTTCATAGATTTCAATGGGAAGATACAAACAGCCGCTGATCAGCGCGAACCATTCCGCCCACTGCTTCTCCAGCCACAGCCCCGTGGCCTCCACAAAGCGAATGGTGGAATAAAGCAGCGTGCCGCCGATCCATAAATGAAGGTTTCCCGGGGTAACGTGTCGCGCTCCGCGAATGAGCTCGCGGGCCAGATGGCCATCAGGATTCAACCGAAAAATTTTGTGAAGAATACGCAGTAGATGCTCAGCCACATCTTGAATATCTTTGTGCAGCAGGCTCACCAGCCATATCGCCACCAATACGGCAAGCAGCCCCTTGGCCGCCTCAATCAGGGCAATTCCGCGCAGGCCAAGATGTTTTGCGAGCAGGCTCTTCTGGTTATTCATTCGATTCAGGGATGAAGAACTATTCTATATGCACCTTTAGACGGAAACCGGAGAGGTTGCGTTGTTTGCACTAGTAGAGCGTGTGACCGATGTGACGATGACGCTTCTCAGCCAAAAAGCGCGCGAATCTTCTCTTTTCGGAAGGTAAATATTTCTTGCACGTCCGATTTGACCTTGATCTTGTATGCCATCTGCCCCAGAACGCCAAGCGGAAGCGCGAGAGTGATTGTGTCCGTGATCAGCGTCCCGCCATTTCCCGCTTCAAAACGATGCTCATGCCGCCACAGTTTGTACGGACCGCGCAATTGCAAATCAACAAAGCGGTGCGGCGGCTCCCATTCCACAATTTCACTCGTCCAGCGCAGCGGAATGCCATGCACGCGCAGGCTGTAATTGATCAGCGTCCCCTGTTGGACCGGCTGGGGCTTGACCTTAAGAATCTTGAAGTTCAGCCACGGAGGAGTAAGCGCTTCCAGGTTCTCTGCTCGCGAGAAAAACTCGAAAACTTCCGGCAGCGGACGGGCCACCTGCTGCATGAAAGACAAAGTATAGGGTTCATCCGCCATTCAACCGCCTTTCTTCCATTGGAACACACCGGACGCGCAAGCACCGAATGGCATCTAACCCATTGTGAGTAGCGTCGGCCCCATCTTTGCGAATGGAACCAGGATCAAAAGGCCTCGCAGGGTTCTTGGCAGAATTAAAGATGCTGTGTGGCGCACGGTCGAAGCAGTGCCGGCAAAGCACACGCTGCAAATGGCCGCGGCTCTTTCGTATTATTTTGTTATCTCGATGTTTCCGGCGTTTCTTCTTGTCTCTGCGATTGTCGCCTATTTGCCGGGAGCGCATCCTTTCGAACAGGTCTTATCGCTGATGTCGGGTTTCGTACCCCGCGAATCGATTGAGCTTCTGCGCAAGGTGCTTGCCACTGTGGTAACGCCCAACCGAAGCACGCTTCTTTCCTTCGGTATCCTGGGAACGCTGTGGACCGCATCCGGCGGTTTCGCAGCGGCGATTGAGGCTCTCGACATCGCTTACGAAGTTGAAGAAGCGCGTCCGTTCTGGGTAACAAGGCCGCTGGCCGTTGCCCTCACTCTCCTGGTGGGATTACTTCTTTTGGTCGCGCTCGTGGTGATGATTGTGGGCCCGCAATTTGGGACCTGGCTGGCATTGCGGACGAGCCTCTCATGGCTGTTTGCGCAAGCCTGGCCATATATCCATTGGACAGTTGCAGTGGTGTTCACCGTTCTCGCCGTGGAATCTCTCTATTTTCTTGCGCCGAACGTGAGGCAGCGTTTCTGGGCCACGCTTCCTGGAGCTGTGTTGGCCGTGGGCTGCTGGATCGGTCTTTCCTACATTCTGGGTTATTACTTCCGCAGCTTTGCTCACTTCAACAAAACCTACGGCGCCATGGGCGCTGTGATCGCGCTGATGGTGTGGCTCTACTGGACAAGCTTCTTCATGCTGGTGGGAGCAGAGCTGAATTGCCAGTTGGCAAAAGAGACGAAAGAAGGAAAAATCAAGCAGGACGAAAAACCGAGTGGGCTCACGGAACTGGACCTGACAGCGTAGGAGCAATTAGCATTCAGCCGGTATCCCGCAGATTTCCGCTGGTAAACGCGAGAACGGAAACGTAGCCGCGAATTTCGCGAATAAACACGAATCACAATCTAAACATCATTCGCGTGTTTCGCGTTGATTCGCGGCCTGATTTTTCTTTGGCTAGCGGCCAACGGCTAGTAGCCAGCGGCTTCTTTACCTTGCCGACTTAAACAATGAAAACACCGCGCCCTGCGGATCGGCAACAATGGACCATGTCCCCACGTTTTCCATCTGGCGCGCAGGCATCAGGATTTTTCCTCCCAGTTGTGCGGCCTTGGCTGTGGCTGCTTCAGCATCGGCCACCTGGAAGTAAACCAGCCAGTGCGGTGGAGTGTTGGGATTCCGGTGCTTGGCCGGAGGAATTCCGCCGATGAAATGTTCGCCGTTCTTAATGTGAATGTAACCGGAAGGATCTTTTTCATCTTTCATTAACTGCCAGCCGAAGAGATCGCCATAAAATTTGCTTGCGCGTTCCGGATTCGCAGTGCTGAGATCAGCCCAGCAGACTGTGTTGTCGCCGGTGATGCCAATGCCACTGTGCTTTTTGGGCTGCCAAATGGAGAAAACCGCGCCCGTAGGGTCCTGGAGAACGGCCATACGGCCTATATCCATTACGTCAAACGCCGGAGCATGTACGGTGCCGCCGGCCTGGGCCGCTTTGGCGACGGACTGATCGGCATTTTCAACCGCAATATAAAGCATCCAGTTCGGAGGCACGCCTTGCGCGCGCTGCTCCTTGCGCATGGTGTAAGCGGCTCCGGTATTGCGACCGGAAAGTTTGAACATGGAATAAAAATCGTCCGGCCCCATGGGACTGTCTTCCACGGCCCAACCGAAGAGCGATGTATAAAATTTTTTTGCGGCATTCTGGTCCGTGGTCGCCAACTCAACCCAGCAAAACGAACCTGCGGGATGCTTATCAATGTTTGCCATAGCCCAGAAAGTATACGCGAAGCATATTAGCTTGCGCTTTTCGGCGACTATCCAGGAATGCGCTACTTAGGAATGATCTACTTTAAGAATGATCGACTCTGGCAAACAGCACATCCCACTCCTGATGCCTTTGCGAAGGAACAGACCGGCTGCCGGGGAATGTTTCATCCAGCAATTCAAGGCTGGACATTCTCAGAACGGCAAACTTGCGCCAGTCAGGCAAACGGCTGCTGCTGCTTTCGCCGCCGGTCTGGTACGTAAAGAGGTTCACGACTCCTTTTTGAATGCCATAATCCTGCGGCTCCACGATTCGATGCTTACCGTGATAGGAAAAACGCAACAGGCGTCTCTCATGAATCGCCGTCAGGATGAGCTTGTGAACACCAGGATCCACGCCGGCAGGCGCAGGGTGCCGTATTACGTGAAGCGAGCCCCTCATCTTTCAATCATGAGCGAGCCTAAGCGTGTTAATCGCGCTACATCGCTTCTGTCCTGAATTTGTAAAACGGCTGGTAGATAATAGTAAGCATGAAGCGCTCCGGGGTTGCCGATCTTCCTTTGCATGGCGGGCGTGTGCCTCCGTGGCTTGCCGAGCGCATGACCATGTTGGGCACGGCGATTTCCGAGAGCGTGCTCTACCATTACGGCGCGCCGGAACTTCTCTCCCGCTTGAGCGATCCTTTCTGGTTCCAGGCCCTGGGTTGCGTGATGGGAATGGATTGGCACTCATCAGGAATCACAACGTCTGTCATGGGGGCCTTGAAGCGCGGGCTGAACCCGCGCGCGCATGAGCTGGGCATCTACGTATGTGGCGGACGCGGGAAACATTCACGCAAGACCCCAGACGAGCTTTGCGCTGTGGCCGAGCGTGAGAGCCTGAATGGTGACGAACTGGCGCGCACCAGCCGCCTCACCGCAAAGATCGATAACAACGCCATTGCCGATGGCTTTCAGCTATATCTACACAGTTTTGTGGTGAGCAGAGCCGGAGACTGGACCGTCGTTCAGCAAGGAATGAACGATGCCACAGGGCTAGCCCGCCGCTATCACTGGCATTCAGCAACCGTGCGGGATTTTATTTCCGAGCCGCACACAGCAATCGTGGGCGAACGCGTTTATGCCGGCGCAATCATGAATCTCGTCGATAGCCGGGCCAAAGCCGCGCAAGCCGCTCTGCTGGAGATTACGCGGGAGAATCCCGAGCGCACATTGCGTGAAGTTCCACGGCTCGCCATGCCCGCACATCATGATGTCCGCGAAAAAGATATTGACGCAAAACGGCTGGGCGCGGTGCTGGCCGTCGCCTATGAGAAGCAGCTGCGCGATTTTGCCAATCTGCTGTTGCTGGAAAATCTGGGACCGCGCACATTGCAATCTCTGGCGCTGATTGCCGAGGTGGTGCACGGAACGCCGACGCGCTTTGCTGATCCGGCGCGCTTCTCCTTCGCGCATGGCGGAAAAGATGGCCATCCCTTCCCTGTCCCGCTAAAGACTTATGACGAGTCGCTTTCAGTCTTGCGGCGCGCATTGCAGCAGGCCAAAGTGGGTCATACAGAAAAATTAAGCGGCTTCAGCCGGCTTGACCGCTTTACCCGCATGGTCGAGAGCAATGTTGAGCCACAAGTCGATTTCGAAGCGACTCTGGCTCATGAACGCCAGATTTCTCCATCACTCGACGGCAGAACGGTCTTCGATGATCGCAAGCCGAAGACAAGAAATAAAAACGAGAAGCAACTAAAACTGTTCTAGCGTCCCGCGCTGGCGTTTGCTCCATTGCAACCCGTCTATGTACACTGCACACGCCATGATGAAACGATTTTTCCTGTCTTTAATTACCGCGCTTGCCTGCATTCCTGCCATGGCCCAATGCTGCCCAGAAAAACCCACCACAGAAAAACGTGAAGCGCTCTGGCAGAAACTTCAGGAAGAATTGAAAGCCATCGATAAAGGACTGGATGGCGTCATGGGTCTCGCTGTCAAAGACCTCGCCTCGGGAGAAACTTTCTTCATTCATGGCGATGAAATCATGCCGCAGGCCAGTTCCATTAAGATCGCGGTGCTGGCAGAACTTTATCTTCAGGCGCAGCAGGGCAAGCTCAAGCTGACGGATGAATACGTGGTGCGCAGCCAGGACCTGGTTTCCGGCAGCGACATCATGCTGGGCCTGACGCCGGGAGTAACGCGCCTGACGCTCCGCGACCTGGCCACGATGATGGTGGCAGTGAGCGATAACAGCGCGACCAACGTCCTGATCGGGCGCGTTGGCATGGAAAACGTTAACGCCATGCTGGATAGCCTGGGCTTGCACGCAACCCGGCTGCGGCGGCAGATGATGGACCTGAAAGCTGCCGGCGAAGGCCGCGAAAACGTTTCCACGCCGCGCGAGATGATGACGCTGCTGGAAACCGTTTATCGCGGCAAGCTGCTCAACAAAGAGATGACCGCCGATTTCATCAAAGTCCTGAGCACCCATAAAGAGAGCTCGCTCCTGCAAGGCCTGCCGGATGATGCCGTGGCAGCCAGCAAGCCCGGTGAACTGGAAGCCGTGCGAAATGACTCTGGAATTATTTTCGTGAAAAATCGCCCCTACATTTTGTGCGTAATGACCACATATCTAGAGGACGAAAAGGAAGGCTCCGCCGCCATCCGCAAGATTGCCGCCCTTACGTATAGTTACTTCGATCGAGTGTCCCGCGGATCTGAATATGGCCGCGTCGTGTCGCCCAAATAGAACGCGCTGTAAAGCAGCCTGCCGTTCCGCCTTGGCTTATGGACTAAAATGAAATCGTTATGACCAATCGGTTTCTATGGACATTGATCGCCGCTATTCTTCTTACCGCGGTTTCGCCAGCACAGTTTAAACGCGTCCCATTACAGGCTCCGGCCAATCCGAATCCACAGTTGTACAAAGCAGACGCGAATGCCGCGCAGGACATCCGGAGGGCGCTGGCTTCCGCCGGCAAGCAGCACAAGAATGTATTGCTCGATTTTGGTGGCAACTGGTGCATTGACTGCCATATCCTGGAAAATGCCTTTCATCAACCCAGGATCGCGCCATTGCTGAACAGCAATTACATTGTTGTGCATGTTGACGTGGGAAAGTACGAAAAGAATCTGGACTTGGCAAAGAAATACCACGTTGATCTGCAAAAAGGCGTGCCGTCGCTGGCGGTGCTGGATTCACTGGGTAAGGTACTCTATGGCACCAGCGATTTTGAGCGCGCGCATTTGATGAGCGAAGATGATGTAATCCAGTTTTTATACAAATGGAAGCCATCTGCCGCGGGAAGTTCTTCTTCCGGAACTCCTGCTCATAGTAAGCGATAGGTAGATAAGCAATAGCTAAGAGCCCGCCCCTTAAGTTCGGGCTATACTGCCCGCTCCGGCAAAGCGCATTTTTCTGCGTTAAGCTATTGCAATTTCCCGCTTATGGAGAGAGAATCTCCTACCCCCAATAGTTAGTTCGTTCTACCCCCTTTAGTTACCCAACAAATATGATTATCTTTTAGATAAGTAAGAGCGTATGTCAACAAAGGAGCAAGACAGCTAAGAAGCAGGCAGCAACCGTTCTACTTCTTCCACAAAGTGGTGCGGCCCTTCCTGCTTTGAAACCACCTTGTCCGGACAGGTTTCGCGACCGAGATAGATGTGCCCATCCACCTGCATAAGGATTTTCTGATGGGGATGCCGCTGCTTGATCTCTTCGCAGAATTCCAGGCCGGGATCGGCAAAGTGGCCCACGTCAACGATCACAAGATCGTACTGCGGAGCGGCTGAAATTACTGTGCGGGCGGCTTCCAGATCAACAGCGGTATCAACGTTATAGCCTCGCATCCGCAGCATCAGGGCCCGCAAATGCTGCACGGTGCTATTGCCATCAACAAGCAGAATACGGACTTTGCGTCTGGCTGGGGTCATGGTAGGTATTCCCAGACTACACCAGTGTGAACACCTGCTTATGGCCCTATCACCGTAGTACCAATGAATTTATTTCAGAGCAGCAAAAAAGCAGAGACCCTGTTTATTTCTTGACAAATCATTACTTCAGTTTCTGGTTGAACCATGCCGCCACGCGCTCAATCACGTCCCGCTGATGCGAGGGATCCACGAACATATGTCCTTCATGCTCATAGACAACCAGTTCTGTTTCCGTGCCAATTGTCTTGAGCGCATGCCAGAATTCATACGACTGTGGAGTCGGACATTCGCCGTCGCTATCGCCCACCAGAACCAGAGTCGGCGTTTTGGCATTTTTAATGAATGTGATAGGTGAGCTTTTGGCATAAACCTGAGGATCGTCATAAACGGTCGCGCCGAAAAACGGGACCATCCATTTATCGATCTGGTTTTCGCCATAGTAGCTCTGGAAATTAGCTAAACCTGCCCCAGCCACCGCGGCGGCAAAGCGATTGGTCTGCGTAACCGCCCACATGGTCATGTAACCACCATAGCTCCAGCCGGTGATGCCAAGGCGATGCTCGTCGATAGGCGCTTGCTTGATTGCCTGGTCAATGCCTGTCATGATGTCGCGAAAATCTCCATAGCCAAAATCCTTGACGTTGGCGCGCGTGAAAGCTTCACCCTGGCCAAAGCTGCCGCGTGGGTTAGGCATGAAAACGAAATAGCCGGTGGCCGAAAGCGCCACGCCAAAGCTGTGCGGGCCGGGCCACGCTGAATGCTGCATGGAACTGGGGCCGCCATGCACTTGCAGCACCATGGGGTATTTTTTTGTCGCGTCGTTTTTTGTTGAATCAAAATTGGCCGGATAAAGCAGCCAGCCTTGCAAATTGAAACCGTCATTCTGCCAATGGATGCTCTTCGCTTCTCCCCACGCGGGCTTAAGCGAAGCGTTACGCGAGGTGATCTGCTTCCATTCATTAATCACTCCGGCCCAGATTTCTGGAGGATGCGCCAGAGACTGCCGAATCACCGCCGCAGTTTTTCCGTCGGCGGCAAGAGAGACAGCCGTGCCCCAGCCATATGCATTGAGTTCGCCCGGTCCGCGAGTGAGGGTTGCAATATCACCAGAACTTGGTTCGACGGTGGCGACTCCGCTTTCGCCATCCACATCTTCACCGAAAAGAATCTTGCCGCCGCTAGTCCACGTAAGCCAACTGGCGGAAGCTTTCATGCCGGGCGTGATATTTTTAGCTGCACCGCCTTCAGCGGGAACGATAAAGATATCGCCACCAACAGCGGGCTCGTCACTCATAATGCCGGAGATGAAAGCGACCGTCTTGCCGTCCGGCGACCAGGCAGGCACTGCGATTTGCGAATCGATGGGCGGTGTGTAAATTGATTTCCTCTCTCCGCCAACGGCAGGGATGGTATAGATTTGCGCGACGTACCAGTTGTCGTCACCATTGCCGTGGGCCGCTGTGGTCACAAAGTTCTTGCCGTCCGGCGACCATGCATACTCGTACACATACATATCGGCGGGCGAGATCTGGCGCAGCTTGCCACCTGCCGCATCGACGAGTGTAAGACGCTGCTCAGTGACAGCTTCTTTAATCACTCCAGTCTGCGCTTTTTCCGCCACCAGAGGGCCAGCAGCACGCTCAGCGTTCTCAGTAAATAGGAATGCGAGGGTCTTGCCGTCAGGCGACCAGCCAGGCGAGGCGAGAAATCCTTTTACGTTGGTGAGCTTGCGCGGCGAGCCGGCGGCAGCGTTGGTAACATAGATCTGAGGCTGGTCGGGCTTGGCAGCGTCAGAGAGAAAAGCGATCTGCTTGCTGTCCGGCGACCATGCAACGGCGCTCTCGGATTGTCCACCGGCTGTAATGCGGCGTGGCGTACCGCCAGTCACTGCGGAAACAAAGATTGCCGATCCGTCTTTAGTGATCTCCACCCATGCGACTTGTTTGCCGTTGGGCGAGATGGCGGTCTGATCAAAATTTTTGCCGGCCCAGAGAGTGGCAATCACGTTGTCCATGGATGAAGAACTGGCCTTTGAGCGAGCGGAGGAAGCAGGCTGGGCAAGTACCGCAGGAGCCAGCAGCAGACAGGCAAAAATGATCGCCACTCTTGTTCTTACCACTTCAGGCATTCCAGGATCTCCAAGGATTGATTTGTTGCCAAATATACAGGCTGCACATGAGGGTAGCAAACGCGGAGCATAGACCGCATTTTTCGCGGAGCGCCACATTTAGAGGCCAGCGCCGCTTATGGTATTCTCCAGTTCATCATGCGACATACTTATCTTCTTATAGCAATTCTGGGCGTGTGCTTTGCAGCGGCTGGACAGGCCGCGAAACAGCAAAAGCCCAGACCGCCTGCGGCCGCCGCTACACCGGCAAAGCCCCAACAGCCATCCGATGAAGAACTGATGAAAAAGACAGCAGAGGCCACGATCGACTGGGACAAGAAGACGACACCAGGTGCAAAGGTGGATGTGCTATTGATCAAAAAAGATCAGGTAAATGACAGACCGGTCATGCAGTATCACGTGAAGGTAACTGGCGCGCCAAAGAACAAGTTTTACACGCTCATGAGTTGGCCTATTACCCTTGCCGCGCCTGTCATCATGGTAAACGGATTGGTGATCGCGGCGGATGGAACTGTTGGCTGCCCGCCTGATTCAACCAAGAGCTGCGCTCAAAGCATGAAGGGCGCGGAACTGAAGCTCACCTATACGCCGGGGATCGGTGAAATTTACCGGCATGCTTTGGTTTCCGAAGACCATACCACCAGGATTTTCTTTTCCATTGTCCCGGCGCCCATGGTGGAACATGACAAGGGGTGCAGCCTTGAGATCGTGCGCTTGAGCCCGCGATTTCAGTTAGCGCTGATTCGCGGCAAAGGCTTCACGCCTGGAGAGCAGATCAGCTTCCACACACAGTCTTACCAGGAAGCCCATGATTCGCAAACCAGGGTAAATCCGCAAGGAGAGTTCTGGGCAACACTCACGCCGTTTGTACAAGCCCGGACGATGGGTACAACGCAGGTGGTAGTGAAAAGCAAGAGCTGCGCCCCCACGCTCTCATTTGAATGGGGATCGGAATAAATGGTCGAGAGGAATCTTAGCGTCTGCGGCTTAAAGGCCGAGCGATGAAGTTTGCGATTTTGGGAGCGGGCGGCGTTGGCGGATATTACGGCGGCCTGCTGGCGAAAAACGGCCATGATGTGTGCGTTCTTGCGCGATCGTCCAACCTGGCTGCGCTACGGGAACGCGGTCTGGAAGTCCGGACGCCCGAAGGATCGTTCATTGTTCCAGTGCAGGCAAGCGATGACGTAAAAGATTTCAGCGCCGTGGACTGCGCATTGGTGGCCGTAAAGAATTATTCGCTGGCTGAGATTGCTCCGGCTGCGGCTTTTTTAGCCGGGCAAGGCGCACTGATTGTGCCACTGCTCAATGGCGTTGAAGTGGCGGACCGGTTGGTAGCCAACGGGGTTCCGCAAGCGCAGTTGGTGGGCGGACTCACTGCCATCAGCGTTGTGCGCACCGCGCCGGGCGTTTTTGAACGACGCAGCCCTTTCCAGCGCGTAGTGCTGGGAGAGTTGGGCCAACCACAGGCGGAACGCAAGCAGCGTATCGATGCCATCGCACGAGCTCTTCGCGACGCCGGGGTGGACGCAAGTGTTTCCCTGGACATCACCGCCGACCTATGGAGAAAGTTTGCCTTCATCGCGTCCATGGCCGCCGCTTGCGGGCTGTCACGCACCGCCATTGGCCCGCTTCGCGCAACAAAGCTCGGCCATTTACTGACCGAGCGCGCTGTGCGTGAAGTCATTAGCATCGCCCGCGCACGCAAGGTCGCGTTGGCGGATGATGAAGCAGAACGCACGATGAAGACCATCGATGGTCTGCCGGATGCCATGAAACCAAGCCTGCTGATCGACCTTGAAGCTGGCCGTCCTACGGAAATTGAAGACCTCAGCGGCGCGGTGTCGCGGCTCGGCAAGTCATGCGGCGTGGAAACTCCGGTGCATGACACGGCCGCGGCGGCGATCGGGGTATCCGCCAAAAGATGAAATGAGCTGTGTGAGCCGTCGCGCCTGCGCGGTCTCACTTTTTGCTCCTGCTGTCGTCTAAAACCTGCGGACTAAAAATTGGAAGACGCGCTCGTCATCTTTCCCGGAGGTTTATGACTCGTTTCTGGCGAACCGCTCTCGTACTACTCCTGATCGTCTTCAGTAACATACTTTTTGCGGCCGAACTACCTAAACCGCTGCTTCTTGTACTGAACAAGCCCCAGGGAAAACTCTTGCTGGTTGATCCAGCAGCAAAGAAAGTCATCGGTGAGGTAACAACAGGAAATGGGCCGCATGAGGTCACGGTTTCGGCGGATGGCAAGCTCGCGTTTGTCGCCAACTATGGCGACCAGATGCCGGGTGACAGCATTTCGGTCATCGACCTGGAAGCGAAGAAAGAATTGCGGCGGGTGAATCTAGGCGCATTGCGGCGTCCG
It encodes the following:
- a CDS encoding ketopantoate reductase family protein — protein: MKFAILGAGGVGGYYGGLLAKNGHDVCVLARSSNLAALRERGLEVRTPEGSFIVPVQASDDVKDFSAVDCALVAVKNYSLAEIAPAAAFLAGQGALIVPLLNGVEVADRLVANGVPQAQLVGGLTAISVVRTAPGVFERRSPFQRVVLGELGQPQAERKQRIDAIARALRDAGVDASVSLDITADLWRKFAFIASMAAACGLSRTAIGPLRATKLGHLLTERAVREVISIARARKVALADDEAERTMKTIDGLPDAMKPSLLIDLEAGRPTEIEDLSGAVSRLGKSCGVETPVHDTAAAAIGVSAKR